The following coding sequences are from one Leishmania braziliensis MHOM/BR/75/M2904 complete genome, chromosome 36 window:
- a CDS encoding putative ubiquitin/ribosomal protein S27a, whose translation MQIFIKNAAGRTVAVRVSAEDTVASLKVQANVTVGNLFFAGMCLAEEETLAAYGLSQESTVDVVIPVEGGKGKKKKKRIFTKPKKPTHRHKLEKMRALKYFKVTENDDGSYKVERMRQDCPHPQCGAGVYMAQHKDRQYCGKCHLTYRAESK comes from the coding sequence atGCAGATCTTCATCAAGAACGCCGCCGGGCGCACGGTGGCTGTTCGCGTGTCCGCCGAGGACACCGTCGCGTCCCTCAAGGTCCAGGCCAATGTGACGGTGGGAAACCTCTTCTTCGCGGGCATGTGCCTTgctgaggaggagacgcTCGCCGCTTACGGCCTGTCCCAGGAGTCCACTGTAGATGTTGTCATCCCGGTGGAGGGTGGTAAgggcaagaagaagaagaagcgcatctTCACGAAGCCAAAGAAGCCGACGCACCGGCACAAACTGGAGAAGATGCGGGCGCTCAAGTACTTCAAGGTGACGGAGAACGACGACGGCTCCTACAAGGTGGAGCGCATGCGTCAGGACTGCCCGCACCCCCAGTGCGGCGCGGGTGTGTACATGGCTCAGCACAAGGACCGTCAGTACTGCGGCAAGTGCCACCTGACCTACAGAGCGGAGAGCAAGTAA
- a CDS encoding DNAJ protein-like protein produces the protein MMTSNYNSTSSDTFAVDDLFGSISANTSASPSGTSASPLHFSSFAPATPKVTSSATTDTVSSVLNDLFAAPTIASPGQSENYGKPGAMQAMIYVDRSSGSAEDGVTNLFDLSKPVKKDKYNNAESLLEAFERQGKKSVSGDRYADEGETLANLTRNKDDNKVRARLLALMNYYDVLGVAPTASEEEIKHSYKKKALELHPDRVGRNQTPEEAELFKVITKANEVLSDAEQRRLYDTSLADVAGQSATTASAADWWNHMQS, from the coding sequence ATGATGACGTCCAATTATAACAGCACCAGTAGTGACACCTTTGCGGTGGACGACTTGTTTGGCAGCATCAGCGCCAACACCTCTGCCAGCCCCTCAGGAACCAGTGCGTCACCCTTGCatttctcttccttcgccCCGGCGACCCCAAAGGTTACCTCTTCAGCTACTACTGACACCGTTTCGAGTGTGCTGAATGACCTCTTCGCAGCTCCGACTATTGCATCGCCTGGCCAGAGCGAAAACTACGGCAAGCCGGGTGCGATGCAGGCTATGATTTACGTGGACAGAAGCAGTGGCAGTGCGGAGGACGGTGTGACAAACTTGTTTGACCTATCGAAGCCGGTGAAGAAGGACAAGTACAACAATGCAGAGAGTCTCCTGGAGGCCTTCGAACGGCAAGGCAAGAAAAGCGTTAGTGGCGACAGGTACGCCGACGAGGGTGAGACACTCGCCAACCTGACGCGAAACAAAGACGACAACAAAGTTCGAGCCCGATTGCTGGCGCTCATGAACTACTACGACGTGCTTGGCGTTGCCCCTACGGcatcggaggaggagatcaaGCACAGCTACAAGAAGAAAGCGCTGGAGCTCCACCCTGACCGCGTCGGTCGCAATCAAACTCCGGAGGAGGCAGAACTGTTCAAGGTAATCACCAAAGCCAACGAGGTGCTTTCAGacgcggagcagcgccgtctgTACGACACGAGTCTTGCCGATGTTGCTGGACAGTCAGCGACGAccgcgtcagcagcagacTGGTGGAATCACATGCAGAGCTGA
- a CDS encoding putative ribonuclease H: MTDTPSALSARASARLSGARRPRTSLVEFCVQDIMESLSVGEDYLILGIDEAGRGPVIGPMVYTGAVISLGEHDDLVRLCHVADSKILDERHRLASLQQLRQLKTFRSFTVCVSPEEISSTMTGRSGRNLNTLSHETAVHIISEATLASAGKLCAAYVDTVGPPDTYQARLAGRFPHLRVTVAKKADSKFPIVSAASIVAKTTRDTAIQELGENIGSGYPSDPRAIAWLRSHVHRFFVFRHVYGYVRHSWGPVVQLANDPAVCVPVVFEQDLDEEAARRLERGGDGRQQKLSFAKPPPKRHMVYTHLLKLKYPTSLVE; encoded by the coding sequence ATGACGGATACGCCGTCTGCTCTCAGTGCGCGGGCGTCGGCGCGGCTCAGCGGTGCGAGACGCCCGCGCACGTCGCTGGTTGAGTTTTGCGTACAGGATATCATGGAGTCGCTTAGCGTGGGCGAGGATTACCTGATATTAGGCATTGATGAGGCAGGCCGAGGTCCCGTCATTGGCCCCATGGTATACACCGGCGCCGTCATTTCGCTCGGTGAGCACGACGACCTTGTGCGGCTGTGTCACGTGGCGGACAGTAAGATACTCGATGAGCGACACCGGCTCGCCtccctgcagcagctgcgccaactCAAGACGTTCCGCTCCTTCactgtgtgcgtctctcccGAAGAAATCTCGAGCACTATGACAGGTCGCAGCGGCCGCAACTTGAATACGCTGAGCCATGAGACGGCTGTCCACATTATCTCCGAGGCAACGCTGGCCTCCGCCGGCAAGCTCTGTGCAGCGTACGTAGACACTGTCGGTCCGCCCGATACGTATCAGGCACGTCTGGCTGGCCGCTTTCCCCACCTACGCGTGACCGTTGCAAAGAAGGCCGACTCCAAGTTTCCAATTGTATCCGCGGCGTCTATCGTTGCCAAGACGACGCGAGACACTGCGATCCAGGAGCTTGGCGAGAACATAGGCAGCGGGTACCCCAGTGACCCCCGCGCGATAGCCTGGCTGCGGTCGCATGTACATCGctttttcgtttttcgaCACGTCTACGGCTATGTCCGGCACTCGTGGGGACCTGTCGTGCAGCTCGCGAACGACCCGGCGGTTTGCGTGCCGGTTGTGTTTGAACAGGATCTGGatgaggaggcggcgaggcggctcgagcgcggcggcgatggacGGCAGCAGAAGCTCAGCTTTGCAAAGCCTCCACCGAAGCGGCACATGGTGTACACTCACTTGCTGAAACTGAAGTATCCAACCAGCTTGGTGGAGTAG
- the TTA2 gene encoding putative GPI transamidase component Tta2, which yields MTTPEVVRAARRLPIRTSVERLLLNAFIVFLVTFVVRATLFTFRYSVEPYIASPIIQHPSLVDVVGREASGAWHGATQSAYVSGGGLQVERLMTPPPVHFSMSIATTEASTWREVVYWRERGFAKGTPYYLQGLALWYVRFIPGVLAKPPVTGLVLSAIDGLTAALISRWSSASSALLYGFFVLNPIMVLTTTSESITSFEMFLLTVTVDLCARRATSVIAYAGALICAFTLGSHFIAVPVVLLAPLGTPSYSIAFAVAAALTAGVGVYAVLYLYSTEVSHRFASLYAPPDNGVMWYVRQLALPSFERCLELLMLQLASMLLIPAAVALPTGYFRQRSSSSAHQHLFTDGRIFLLLMAEGLSVLFRTQLTLPYCFLIILHFYSSLNPAATKTVTLKDQRVVTYSPYTRARLLVPLFIQLTSIPLEVSFYTGWVLRETANANWKFFSDVAFMVGATGFFVVWYAEVVEDAVLCEGDDDANLVACSVSQLKAHTDD from the coding sequence ATGACAACGCCAGAAGTTGTGAGGGCTGCGAGGCGACTACCCATACGCACATCGGTGGAGCGACTCCTGTTGAACGCGTTTATCGTTTTCCTCGTAACTTTTGTCGTCCGCGCGACGCTCTTCACGTTCCGATACTCAGTTGAGCCGTACATCGCTTCCCCGATTATTCAACACCCATCGCTAGTGGACGTTGTAGGGAGGGAGGCCTCCGGGGCATGGCATGGTGCTACTCAATCTGCATACGTAAGTGGCGGTGGGTTGCAAGTGGAGCGACTCatgacgccgccgcctgtgCACTTTAGCATGTCGATCGCGACGACGGAGGCATCGACGTGGCGAGAGGTAGTGTACTGGCGCGAACGCGGCTTTGCGAAGGGAACACCCTACTATCTGCAGGGACTAGCCCTGTGGTACGTACGCTTCATTCCAGGTGTGCTGGCCAAGCCGCCGGTCACGGGGCTGGTGTTGAGTGCGATCGACGGGCTGACGGCAGCGCTTATCTCACGTTGGTCCTCTGCGAGTTCCGCGCTGCTGTATGGATTTTTCGTGCTGAATCCTATCATGGTTCTCACCACCACTTCAGAGTCGATCACCTCCTTCGAGATGTTCCTGCTGACCGTCACAGTGGACCTCTGCGCTCGACGGGCCACGTCGGTCATTGCGTACGCCGGTGCGCTCATTTGCGCCTTTACTCTGGGCAGTCACTTCATCGCCGTCCCTGTGGTTCTTCTCGCGCCGCTAGGCACACCGTCGTATTCTATTGCCttcgcggtggcggcagcgctgaccGCAGGTGTTGGGGTCTATGCGGTGCTTTATTTGTACTCTACGGAGGTGTCGCATCGCTTCGCGTCGCTCTATGCGCCACCCGACAACGGCGTCATGTGGTACGTGCGGCAACTcgcccttccctcctttGAGCGCTGTCTCGAGCTCCTCATGCTGCAGTTAGCGTCGATGCTGCTCATTCCTGCAGCCGTCGCGCTTCCAACCGGATATTTTCGTCAGCGCTCGTCATCATCCGCGCACCAGCATCTCTTCACGGACGGACGTATCTTTCTTCTATTGATGGCCGAGGGCCTGTCGGTGCTCTTTCGCACTCAGCTTACTCTCCCGTACTGCTTCCTCATCATCTTACATTTTTACTCCTCCCTAAACCCTGCCGCGACCAAGACGGTGACGCTCAAGGACCAGCGAGTGGTGACGTACTCACCGTACACGCGGGCTCGCCTTCTTGTGCCCCTCTTTATCCAGCTGACAAGCATTCCTCTGGAGGTGAGCTTTTACACTGGGTGGGTGCTGCGCGAGACGGCCAACGCGAACTGGAAGTTCTTCTCTGATGTCGCATTCATGGTCGGTGCCACAGGCTTCTTTGTGGTTTGGTACGCCGAGGTGGTCGAAGATGCAGTACTGTGTGAGGGTGACGACGACGCAAACTTGGTGGCTTGCTCCGTGTCGCAGTTGAAGGCTCATACGGATGACTGA